A genomic region of Thiohalophilus sp. contains the following coding sequences:
- a CDS encoding diguanylate cyclase domain-containing protein → MRKKLESKQIIVINAAVVLLFILILVIVNLFYFDRLNTSLSSINENHNHKLDIITQMSRIVRDRSLTMLNMHLSNDPWYIDEQYMRFHRLAPEFIVLRKRLRELPLAADEQAELDRCLALIGETQPLQENIVQRIYEGGDDRVLHDIMHEDMPMENELWQGFDRLNRLVRDNAEQARQAANRDFENSLRIIIVVAAVLALLTTLLMIHALRRLQRIETRLIDRAELLSWDATHDPLTNIWNRRFLEHRVNQLISGDHPPEPQHVLVYIDLDNFKPINDTYGHFLGDDFLRAIAQCIEPCIRKNDTLARIGGDEFAILLENCTPQKAGAIAECVRSSINNCTITYNSQTIRNEGCSIGIAGFDEQLEDFQHLLKQADHACYSAKRAGKNRIIHASAH, encoded by the coding sequence ATGCGCAAAAAGCTGGAATCCAAACAGATCATCGTCATCAACGCCGCGGTTGTTCTGCTGTTCATCCTCATACTGGTTATCGTCAACCTGTTCTATTTTGATCGGCTGAATACCAGCCTGTCGTCGATCAATGAAAACCACAACCACAAGCTCGACATCATCACCCAGATGTCGCGCATTGTGCGCGATCGTTCGCTGACCATGCTAAACATGCATCTGTCCAACGATCCCTGGTATATCGACGAGCAATACATGCGTTTTCACCGGCTGGCGCCGGAGTTCATTGTGCTGCGTAAACGTCTGCGGGAGCTGCCGCTGGCCGCCGATGAACAGGCCGAGCTGGATCGCTGTCTGGCCCTGATCGGCGAAACCCAGCCCCTGCAGGAGAATATCGTTCAGCGTATCTACGAAGGCGGGGACGATCGGGTTTTGCACGACATCATGCATGAAGATATGCCGATGGAAAATGAGCTGTGGCAGGGCTTCGACAGACTCAACCGGCTGGTACGTGACAACGCCGAACAGGCGCGCCAGGCGGCGAACAGGGACTTTGAGAACTCCCTGCGTATCATTATTGTTGTCGCCGCCGTCCTGGCCCTGCTGACCACCCTGCTGATGATTCATGCCCTGCGTCGCCTGCAGCGCATCGAAACCCGGCTGATCGATCGCGCGGAACTGCTCAGCTGGGATGCCACCCACGATCCCCTGACCAATATCTGGAACCGCCGTTTTCTGGAGCATCGGGTCAATCAGTTAATCAGCGGCGATCATCCGCCCGAACCGCAGCACGTGCTGGTCTATATTGATCTGGACAACTTCAAGCCCATCAATGACACCTACGGCCACTTTCTGGGTGACGATTTTTTGCGCGCCATCGCCCAGTGCATCGAGCCCTGCATCCGCAAGAACGATACTCTGGCGCGCATCGGCGGGGATGAGTTCGCCATTCTGCTGGAAAACTGCACGCCACAGAAGGCCGGGGCCATTGCCGAATGCGTCCGCTCCAGCATCAACAACTGCACGATCACGTATAACAGCCAGACGATTCGCAACGAGGGTTGCAGCATCGGTATCGCCGGCTTCGACGAACAGCTCGAGGACTTTCAACACCTGCTCAAACAGGCCGATCACGCCTGCTACAGCGCCAAGCGGGCCGGCAAAAACCGTATCATTCACGCCAGCGCTCACTGA
- a CDS encoding TusE/DsrC/DsvC family sulfur relay protein, producing MNDMTNKEKRENVLGIHDDEGMENFRAWNESQAEETAKELGISLTDDHWKVIKFMRVHYENNGQLQHARELTEALNERFEDEGGSRWLYRLFPNGPVNQGTRIAGVPAPGDVADPHFGSVQ from the coding sequence ATGAACGACATGACCAATAAAGAGAAACGGGAAAATGTTCTCGGCATTCATGATGACGAGGGTATGGAGAATTTTCGGGCCTGGAACGAGAGCCAGGCTGAAGAGACCGCCAAAGAGCTCGGCATTAGCCTGACCGACGATCACTGGAAGGTGATCAAATTCATGCGTGTGCACTACGAAAACAACGGTCAGTTGCAGCATGCCCGGGAACTGACCGAGGCGCTTAACGAACGCTTCGAGGACGAGGGCGGTTCGCGCTGGCTGTATCGACTGTTTCCCAACGGTCCCGTCAATCAGGGAACCCGCATCGCCGGGGTGCCGGCGCCGGGGGACGTGGCCGATCCCCACTTTGGTTCGGTGCAGTAA
- a CDS encoding BCCT family transporter, whose product MTKRPALLKAMQPTVFLGSATLVIAFVLFGTLFTPQAMALFESVQTFLVNRFGWFYILTASVLLVFVIGLSLSPYGRIRLGEKRDRPEFSNFAWFTMLFSAGMGTGLVFWGVAEPMTHYLSPPMGEGRTTEALSEAMRISFFHWGLHPWAIYIVFGLSLAYYHFRRGLPMALLLLLASYGLLKSLRIDKHSDGVPDPRKSPS is encoded by the coding sequence GTGACAAAACGTCCCGCTTTGCTCAAGGCAATGCAGCCGACGGTATTTCTCGGATCGGCGACGCTGGTCATCGCGTTTGTCCTGTTCGGCACCCTGTTCACCCCGCAGGCGATGGCGCTGTTTGAATCGGTGCAAACGTTTCTGGTGAACCGGTTCGGCTGGTTTTACATTCTCACCGCCAGTGTGCTGCTGGTGTTTGTCATCGGTTTGAGCCTCAGCCCCTACGGGCGAATCCGTCTGGGCGAAAAACGGGACCGCCCGGAATTCAGCAATTTTGCCTGGTTCACCATGTTGTTCAGTGCCGGCATGGGAACCGGTCTGGTGTTCTGGGGTGTCGCCGAACCGATGACCCACTATCTCTCCCCGCCCATGGGCGAAGGACGCACCACCGAAGCGTTGAGCGAGGCCATGCGCATCAGCTTCTTTCACTGGGGACTGCATCCCTGGGCCATTTATATTGTCTTCGGTCTGTCCCTGGCCTATTACCATTTCCGGCGCGGCCTGCCCATGGCGCTGCTGCTCCTGCTGGCCAGTTATGGCCTGCTCAAATCCTTGCGAATCGATAAGCACAGCGACGGCGTTCCCGACCCGCGCAAATCGCCCTCCTGA
- a CDS encoding DUF2189 domain-containing protein encodes MTSTPSPDEPEINPDELPFVAPCRQLDALAPLRWLELGWRDLRRAPGPSLSYGVAVLAISYGISAIAWHYGSVYLLLAMLSGFIFIGPVMAVGLYSISRQLQAERQPVLGYCLREGRRHLGNLLVFAVILLVVFLVWARAASMVHVFFPMDADPELTDFALFLGVGTVVGTLFAAVIFCASAFSLPMLLDRRADTVTAVLTSINAVLRNKPAMLFWAALIVAIVLAGFATGLLGLALGMPVVGHATWHAYQETIDASAWPRNEPVV; translated from the coding sequence ATGACTTCGACACCGTCGCCCGACGAGCCCGAGATCAATCCGGACGAACTGCCGTTTGTCGCACCGTGCCGCCAGCTGGATGCGCTGGCGCCGTTACGCTGGTTGGAACTGGGCTGGCGGGATTTGCGCCGGGCACCGGGGCCGAGTCTCAGTTACGGCGTGGCGGTGCTGGCGATCAGTTACGGGATCAGCGCGATTGCCTGGCATTACGGCAGTGTTTATCTGCTACTGGCGATGTTGTCGGGGTTTATTTTCATCGGCCCGGTGATGGCGGTAGGGCTCTATTCCATCAGTCGTCAGTTGCAGGCCGAACGCCAGCCGGTGCTGGGTTATTGTTTGCGCGAGGGACGCCGGCATCTGGGTAATCTGCTCGTGTTTGCGGTGATCCTGCTGGTGGTGTTTCTGGTCTGGGCGCGGGCCGCCTCCATGGTGCATGTCTTTTTCCCGATGGATGCCGATCCGGAGCTGACCGACTTTGCCCTGTTTCTGGGGGTGGGGACGGTGGTGGGGACCCTCTTCGCCGCGGTGATCTTTTGTGCCAGCGCCTTTTCCCTGCCGATGTTGCTGGATCGCCGCGCGGATACGGTGACGGCGGTATTGACGAGTATCAATGCGGTGTTACGCAACAAGCCGGCCATGTTGTTCTGGGCGGCGCTGATTGTGGCAATCGTCCTGGCCGGGTTTGCCACGGGCTTGCTGGGGCTGGCGCTGGGGATGCCGGTGGTCGGTCACGCGACCTGGCATGCTTATCAGGAGACCATCGATGCCTCGGCCTGGCCAAGGAACGAGCCGGTGGTTTAA
- a CDS encoding patatin-like phospholipase family protein, which translates to MTDRNRELSLALGSGGARGLAQIGVIRWLEKNSDYRIKSIAGSSMGALIGGIYAAGKLDLYEEWVSQLSKYDVVRLLDFAFSRSGLFSGERIMQKLKEMLGDINIEDLPITFTAVATDIESGREVWLNHGSLFEAIRASIAIPTVFTPVKRNGRLLVDGGLLNPVPIAPTLRDSTGMTIAVSLSGRSEEALEQKVAEFEQGENKQNSYRRAITQFIEGVQEKLGLSDEPAPEFDVFDIVSRSLESMQNSIARFRIAAYNPDHLIEIPVNACSMFEFYRAQEMIDLGYERADRLLQDIRRS; encoded by the coding sequence ATGACTGACCGCAATCGGGAACTCTCCCTGGCCCTGGGTAGCGGCGGCGCACGCGGATTGGCCCAGATCGGGGTGATTCGCTGGCTGGAGAAAAACAGCGATTATCGCATCAAGTCGATCGCCGGCTCCTCGATGGGGGCGCTGATCGGCGGCATTTATGCCGCTGGCAAGCTGGATCTGTACGAGGAATGGGTTAGCCAGCTCAGCAAGTACGACGTGGTGCGGCTGCTCGATTTTGCCTTCAGTCGCAGCGGCTTGTTCAGCGGCGAACGGATCATGCAAAAACTCAAAGAAATGCTGGGGGATATCAATATCGAGGATCTGCCCATTACCTTCACCGCCGTGGCCACCGATATCGAATCCGGGCGCGAGGTGTGGCTGAACCACGGCTCGCTGTTCGAGGCCATTCGCGCCTCCATCGCCATCCCGACTGTCTTTACACCGGTTAAACGCAATGGCCGTCTGCTGGTCGATGGCGGGCTGCTTAATCCGGTGCCAATCGCGCCGACCCTGCGCGACAGTACCGGCATGACCATCGCGGTCAGTCTCAGCGGGCGCAGCGAGGAAGCACTCGAACAAAAGGTGGCCGAATTCGAACAAGGAGAAAACAAGCAAAACAGTTATCGCCGGGCCATCACTCAATTTATCGAGGGGGTACAGGAGAAGCTGGGGCTGAGCGATGAACCGGCACCGGAGTTCGACGTGTTCGATATCGTATCCCGCTCCCTTGAGTCGATGCAAAACAGTATTGCCCGTTTTCGTATCGCCGCCTATAACCCCGATCATCTGATTGAAATCCCGGTCAATGCCTGCAGCATGTTCGAATTCTATCGGGCGCAGGAAATGATCGATCTGGGTTATGAGCGAGCCGACAGGCTACTGCAGGATATCCGCCGTTCCTGA
- a CDS encoding phospholipase A → MQDTSGEQVSALEERSRIERETRFQPFVLTPHKPNYILPLTYNSHPNQAPFDQAEDGSLEKTEAKFQISIKIPLTDELFGDSSTLYAAYTSQSYWQAYNHDHSRPFRETNHEPELFFAIQNDWRWVGFTNRLMFFGISHQSNGQSGSLSRSWNRLYADFIFERGDFYLSIKPWLRITAPDEQDDNPDIEDYMGNGEARLVYASKKHTLSLMLRNNLQADNRGAVELNWSFPMSRRAKWFIQYFDGYGESLIDYDARVKRLGVGIALTDWL, encoded by the coding sequence GTGCAAGACACATCCGGTGAACAGGTGTCGGCGCTGGAAGAGCGAAGCCGGATCGAACGCGAGACCCGTTTTCAACCCTTTGTGCTGACACCACATAAACCCAATTATATTTTGCCATTGACTTATAACAGTCATCCCAATCAGGCTCCGTTTGATCAGGCCGAAGACGGCAGCCTTGAGAAGACCGAAGCCAAGTTCCAGATCAGCATCAAGATACCGCTTACCGATGAGCTGTTTGGTGACAGTTCAACCCTGTACGCGGCCTATACCAGTCAGTCCTATTGGCAGGCCTATAATCACGACCATTCGCGCCCGTTTCGCGAGACCAATCATGAGCCGGAGCTGTTCTTCGCAATACAGAATGATTGGCGGTGGGTCGGGTTCACCAACCGGCTTATGTTTTTCGGTATCAGTCATCAATCCAACGGGCAAAGCGGCAGCCTGTCACGCAGCTGGAATCGTCTGTATGCCGATTTTATCTTCGAACGGGGTGATTTTTATCTCAGCATCAAACCCTGGTTGCGGATTACGGCCCCGGATGAACAGGACGATAATCCGGACATCGAGGATTATATGGGCAATGGCGAGGCCCGTCTGGTATATGCCTCGAAGAAGCATACGCTATCGTTGATGTTGCGCAATAATCTGCAAGCGGATAACCGGGGCGCTGTTGAACTGAACTGGAGTTTTCCCATGAGCCGTCGGGCGAAATGGTTTATTCAGTATTTTGACGGTTATGGGGAAAGCCTGATCGACTACGATGCACGGGTTAAACGCCTGGGTGTTGGTATTGCCCTGACGGACTGGCTTTAA
- a CDS encoding PilZ domain-containing protein, with protein sequence MKERRYFKRKLVNARVKLYHPNFDAVEGTTRDISDGGVFVMTDTTLPLGEGEYLKMILPQSRSPDIVFNMQLVRIESDGLGLMFLDYESGGQRGTMQELRSSMKKKN encoded by the coding sequence ATGAAAGAGCGCCGCTACTTCAAGCGCAAACTGGTCAATGCGCGCGTTAAACTTTATCACCCCAATTTTGATGCCGTAGAAGGTACTACCCGGGACATTTCCGATGGGGGGGTGTTCGTGATGACGGACACCACCTTGCCGCTGGGAGAGGGCGAGTATCTGAAAATGATTCTGCCCCAATCCCGTTCGCCGGATATCGTCTTTAACATGCAGCTGGTTCGGATCGAGTCTGATGGTCTTGGACTGATGTTCCTCGATTATGAATCCGGGGGGCAGCGTGGCACCATGCAGGAGCTGCGCAGCAGCATGAAGAAAAAAAATTAA
- a CDS encoding TraR/DksA family transcriptional regulator, giving the protein MSDYAEYRQALLAKRRELLERVTAIADDKQRPASADSEEQAVELENEEVLSALDEEARAILSQIDQALQRMEQGEYGLCRACGKPIAPARLKAIPQAALCIDCAGKQESG; this is encoded by the coding sequence ATGTCCGACTATGCGGAATACCGCCAGGCCCTGCTTGCCAAACGCCGTGAACTGCTCGAGCGGGTTACCGCGATAGCTGATGATAAACAGCGTCCGGCCAGCGCGGACTCGGAAGAACAGGCCGTCGAGCTGGAAAACGAGGAAGTGCTCTCGGCGCTGGATGAAGAGGCGCGGGCGATCCTCAGTCAGATCGATCAGGCCCTGCAACGCATGGAACAGGGTGAATATGGTTTGTGTCGTGCCTGCGGCAAGCCTATTGCCCCGGCACGGCTGAAGGCGATTCCCCAGGCTGCCCTGTGCATCGACTGTGCCGGCAAGCAGGAGTCGGGCTGA
- a CDS encoding PilZ domain-containing protein yields the protein MIARLSSYFDIREKRSQFRKPRSARVKISHSTFGVIHATTRDISDTGVFVELRHRLRLPIGAHIKLQFLDSARPEIAFNMKVIRENDEGVALSFVDFELDGQRYKMDELRHHWSPPR from the coding sequence ATGATTGCCAGACTCTCCTCTTATTTTGATATACGCGAGAAGCGTAGCCAGTTCCGTAAGCCAAGGTCGGCCCGGGTCAAGATCAGTCATTCCACCTTCGGTGTCATTCATGCCACAACGCGGGATATCTCTGATACCGGCGTCTTCGTCGAGCTGCGTCATCGGCTCCGGCTGCCCATCGGGGCCCATATCAAGCTGCAGTTTCTGGATTCCGCCCGCCCCGAGATCGCCTTTAATATGAAAGTGATTCGCGAAAACGACGAGGGGGTTGCCCTGTCGTTTGTCGATTTTGAGCTGGACGGTCAGCGTTACAAAATGGACGAGTTACGCCATCATTGGTCGCCGCCACGCTGA
- a CDS encoding PilZ domain-containing protein, translating into MEKRQHRRIPFRRSVHLLSSRGEDEQILESADFSLSGMAMVSQRPVRVGEKVWLRFEVNTLGDPRELNVQAEIRYVDLAANSYRVGVSFLEPR; encoded by the coding sequence ATGGAAAAGCGACAGCATCGACGTATTCCGTTTCGGCGCTCTGTGCACCTGTTGAGCTCCCGGGGGGAGGATGAACAGATTCTGGAATCCGCGGATTTCTCTCTCAGTGGGATGGCCATGGTCAGCCAGCGACCGGTACGTGTGGGTGAGAAAGTCTGGCTACGGTTCGAGGTCAATACCCTGGGCGATCCCCGCGAACTGAACGTGCAGGCCGAAATCCGGTATGTGGATCTGGCGGCGAACAGCTACCGGGTCGGGGTCAGTTTCCTCGAACCGCGTTGA
- a CDS encoding YcgN family cysteine cluster protein codes for MADFWRHKTLAQLNAGEWESLCDRCGRCCLLKLEDEDNGDLYFTNISCRHLQQPDCRCTCYPTRTRQVPECLELTPDSLPALIDHLPASCAYKRLYQGLPLPPWHPLISADPASAEWAGISVSGKVISEDYIHPEQYPEHIIQWYNWQGEE; via the coding sequence ATGGCTGATTTCTGGCGCCACAAGACCCTGGCGCAGTTGAACGCCGGGGAATGGGAATCCCTGTGTGATCGCTGTGGTCGTTGCTGCCTGCTCAAGCTGGAGGATGAGGACAACGGGGATCTCTATTTCACCAATATTAGCTGCCGACACCTGCAGCAGCCGGATTGTCGGTGCACGTGTTACCCGACCCGGACCCGGCAGGTTCCCGAATGCCTGGAGCTGACGCCTGACAGCCTGCCTGCATTGATCGATCACCTGCCCGCCAGTTGTGCCTATAAGCGTCTCTACCAGGGCCTGCCCTTGCCGCCCTGGCACCCGCTGATCAGTGCGGACCCGGCATCGGCGGAGTGGGCGGGTATCAGCGTGAGCGGTAAAGTGATCAGTGAGGACTACATTCATCCGGAGCAGTACCCGGAACATATTATTCAATGGTACAACTGGCAGGGCGAAGAGTAG
- a CDS encoding YajQ family cyclic di-GMP-binding protein → MPSFDVVSEIDMHEVTNAVDQANREVTTRFDFKGSGAKFEMNDKVITLHGEADFQLKQMQDILRTKISRRGIDLDCLESGSVEHAGKQVRQNVTLREGIDQALAKKIVKLIKDSKLKVQAQVQGEQVRVTGKKRDDLQSVMALLKNAELELPLQFTNFRD, encoded by the coding sequence ATGCCGAGTTTTGACGTCGTATCTGAAATCGATATGCACGAGGTCACCAATGCGGTGGACCAGGCCAATCGTGAAGTGACCACCCGCTTTGACTTCAAGGGCAGCGGGGCAAAGTTCGAGATGAATGACAAGGTAATCACCTTGCATGGCGAAGCTGACTTTCAGCTCAAACAGATGCAGGATATTCTTCGTACCAAGATCAGCCGGCGCGGCATCGATCTCGATTGCCTGGAGTCCGGTTCAGTGGAACATGCCGGCAAACAGGTTCGGCAGAATGTTACCCTGCGAGAAGGCATCGATCAGGCGCTGGCCAAGAAGATCGTCAAACTGATCAAGGACAGCAAGCTCAAGGTCCAGGCTCAGGTTCAGGGGGAACAGGTGCGGGTTACCGGTAAAAAGCGCGATGATTTACAGTCGGTCATGGCCCTGTTGAAAAATGCGGAGCTGGAACTGCCACTGCAGTTTACCAATTTCCGTGACTGA
- a CDS encoding DUF3565 domain-containing protein, which translates to MTEEVHITGFVQDEEGDWIAELSCGHRRHVRHRPPWQNRPWVMSAAGREKMLGYRLICRECQKNIDKF; encoded by the coding sequence GTGACTGAAGAAGTCCACATCACCGGCTTTGTGCAGGACGAGGAGGGAGACTGGATCGCTGAGCTCTCCTGCGGCCATCGTCGGCACGTGCGTCACCGCCCGCCGTGGCAGAATCGACCCTGGGTAATGAGCGCGGCGGGGCGCGAGAAAATGCTGGGTTATCGGCTGATCTGTCGGGAATGCCAAAAGAATATCGACAAGTTCTAA
- a CDS encoding rhomboid family intramembrane serine protease translates to MFIPLDRKPEWRNPPVITLLLLVINVLCFTLWQGDDQRLEVRAYDYYLDSRLPAIELPLYREFLSQQGFEGQLDRQENDDILLSRLLTDGKFQRLMKDGKLIGPEHPDYEIWREQRRTFENYLQRIVTYQYSFKTAEPSLTTLITHMFLHANWGHLIGNMIFLLLIGFSVEMTLGRTTYLLAYLVAGASSGLFYMLLEPDSLMWGIGASGAISGLMGMYTVLFGRRKIRFFYTLLFYFDFVRAPAIILLPIWLGYEIITQLYSPSNINNLAHIGGLLSGALIGYIALRYGKADLDYLDREEKQQAYQKSYQQGLEYVARMELDKARRIFKELRETYPNKIEVTEQLFNIAKLTNDGAIHEYARELLEPAQPRTIPIRQLHDIFIGYVEQVQPNVRLSPDQLMSIALRFSSGNYLEDAEKIILYLTTRKSDFARNPEGLMALASQYQRNNNRNKAEKYLNILLECYPDSREAGHARQALG, encoded by the coding sequence ATGTTTATTCCATTGGACAGGAAACCCGAGTGGCGAAACCCGCCTGTCATCACATTATTGCTACTGGTTATCAATGTTCTGTGTTTCACACTCTGGCAAGGCGATGATCAACGGCTGGAAGTCCGGGCCTACGACTATTATCTCGACTCCAGACTGCCCGCCATTGAGCTTCCGCTATATCGGGAATTTTTAAGCCAGCAGGGATTCGAAGGCCAGCTCGACCGCCAGGAAAATGACGATATATTGTTATCCCGCCTGCTGACTGACGGGAAATTCCAGCGCCTTATGAAGGACGGCAAGCTTATCGGCCCGGAACATCCGGATTACGAAATCTGGCGGGAACAACGCCGCACATTTGAAAACTATTTGCAACGTATTGTCACTTACCAATACAGCTTCAAGACCGCCGAACCTTCACTCACCACCCTGATTACCCACATGTTTCTTCATGCCAACTGGGGCCATCTGATCGGCAACATGATTTTTCTGTTACTGATTGGTTTCAGCGTGGAAATGACACTTGGGCGGACAACTTATCTGCTTGCCTACCTGGTCGCCGGCGCCAGTTCCGGACTGTTTTATATGTTGCTAGAGCCCGACAGCCTGATGTGGGGCATTGGCGCCTCGGGCGCCATCTCCGGCCTGATGGGCATGTACACGGTGTTGTTTGGTCGACGTAAAATCCGCTTCTTTTACACCCTGCTGTTCTATTTCGATTTTGTTCGCGCACCGGCAATCATTCTACTGCCAATCTGGCTGGGGTACGAGATCATTACCCAACTCTATTCCCCCAGCAATATAAACAACCTTGCGCATATCGGCGGGCTTTTGAGTGGTGCACTAATCGGCTATATCGCCCTGCGTTATGGTAAAGCGGATCTCGACTATCTCGATCGGGAAGAGAAACAGCAGGCCTATCAGAAAAGTTACCAGCAGGGGCTGGAATATGTCGCCCGCATGGAACTCGACAAGGCACGCCGGATTTTCAAGGAGCTTCGGGAAACCTATCCGAATAAGATTGAAGTAACTGAGCAGCTTTTCAATATCGCCAAACTCACCAACGATGGGGCTATACACGAATATGCCAGAGAGCTACTCGAACCCGCTCAACCCAGAACCATTCCGATTCGTCAACTGCATGACATTTTTATCGGTTATGTTGAACAGGTACAGCCCAACGTACGTCTCAGCCCGGATCAACTTATGTCGATTGCCTTACGATTTTCCTCGGGCAACTACCTTGAAGATGCCGAAAAAATCATTTTATATCTGACTACACGCAAAAGTGATTTTGCACGCAACCCGGAGGGATTGATGGCACTGGCGAGTCAATATCAACGTAACAATAACCGTAACAAGGCAGAAAAATACTTAAATATCCTGTTGGAGTGTTATCCCGATAGCCGAGAAGCCGGACATGCCCGTCAGGCACTGGGCTGA
- a CDS encoding cyclic nucleotide-binding domain-containing protein: MQEVNGNLRQTVEQAIERQEAFGELLTRQEKEQLLDYGVVRSAVAGEFLCRPHQVDTRVYILVIGEVEIRNSTEEDGTVLARLGRSELFGEISALFRLPRISAVRISRPSVLLEIPGDILEKVISSRPELYEAVVQRYKQRITDTALRSVSLFRSIPADRLAALNECFSLVGIPPGKVIVTEGEPGEAIYVIIYGTARVAHQVGEESLNLALLCAGDYLGEWSVLTGAPRAATVTAVTRVEAIRIDCQPFLQFIRENPQIADQFNTLAFERYSTVAGQGQLADSPEMMDQVLSRIKNLIAQSGE, encoded by the coding sequence ATGCAAGAAGTAAACGGAAATCTGCGACAGACCGTTGAGCAGGCCATCGAGCGCCAGGAGGCGTTCGGCGAATTGTTGACCCGGCAGGAAAAGGAGCAACTGCTCGATTATGGTGTAGTACGCAGTGCCGTAGCCGGGGAGTTTCTATGTCGTCCCCATCAGGTTGATACCCGGGTCTATATATTAGTGATTGGTGAAGTGGAGATTCGAAACAGCACAGAAGAAGATGGCACGGTATTGGCCCGTCTGGGACGGAGTGAACTATTCGGCGAGATTTCCGCATTGTTCCGTTTGCCGCGTATCTCCGCTGTCAGGATCAGCCGGCCTTCTGTACTGCTGGAAATTCCCGGGGATATCCTGGAAAAGGTGATCAGCAGCCGGCCGGAACTTTATGAGGCGGTGGTTCAGCGTTATAAACAGCGAATTACTGACACCGCGTTACGCAGTGTCTCGCTGTTTCGTTCAATCCCGGCAGACAGACTGGCAGCTTTGAATGAGTGTTTTTCGTTAGTCGGGATACCGCCGGGGAAGGTGATTGTCACTGAAGGCGAGCCGGGGGAGGCCATTTACGTCATCATTTACGGGACAGCCAGAGTGGCCCACCAGGTGGGTGAGGAGTCACTCAATCTTGCGCTGTTGTGTGCCGGGGATTACCTGGGGGAATGGTCGGTCCTGACCGGGGCGCCGCGTGCCGCGACCGTGACGGCGGTGACCCGTGTGGAAGCCATTCGCATCGACTGCCAGCCGTTTTTACAGTTTATACGGGAAAACCCGCAAATTGCCGATCAGTTCAATACCCTCGCCTTCGAACGTTATTCAACAGTGGCCGGCCAGGGGCAATTGGCCGATTCACCCGAGATGATGGATCAGGTTTTATCGCGTATCAAAAACCTGATTGCCCAGTCTGGCGAATAA
- a CDS encoding YfaZ family outer membrane protein, whose amino-acid sequence MLFYPPRPLFWSGKKTVISPAFPVNIPFIPLKCTKQQARSGIIMPSRIIQIVLLALVSSTASADAIKANLGDEVARFSYATDSFGQQFGRLETEFGLMFTDRDEAVREDDFLAHLGLQVRGESLDFPLIVSVGGRAYYGQAAEFDVSAIGIGGDLLLLPESWGGFGLGAFFYHAPKVVTFQDAESFTEWGLFASFQITPQASVVAGFQNIEAEIENGVGDVEFEDGGFFGVDIRF is encoded by the coding sequence ATGCTGTTTTACCCTCCCCGGCCGTTGTTCTGGTCGGGCAAAAAAACTGTTATTTCACCGGCGTTCCCTGTTAATATTCCGTTCATTCCACTTAAGTGTACAAAGCAACAAGCCAGGTCAGGGATCATTATGCCAAGCAGAATAATTCAGATAGTCCTACTCGCCCTTGTCAGCAGCACAGCCAGCGCCGACGCCATCAAGGCGAATCTGGGCGACGAGGTTGCGCGTTTTTCCTATGCCACCGACTCTTTCGGGCAGCAGTTCGGTCGACTGGAAACGGAATTCGGCTTGATGTTCACCGATCGTGATGAAGCGGTGCGCGAAGATGATTTTCTGGCTCATCTCGGATTGCAGGTGCGCGGGGAAAGTCTTGATTTTCCGTTAATCGTCTCGGTGGGTGGCAGGGCCTATTATGGCCAAGCCGCTGAATTCGATGTTTCCGCGATTGGCATCGGTGGTGATCTGCTGTTGCTGCCGGAAAGCTGGGGCGGATTCGGTCTGGGAGCCTTCTTCTACCACGCCCCGAAAGTTGTCACATTCCAGGATGCGGAGAGTTTCACCGAATGGGGTTTATTTGCCTCCTTTCAGATTACGCCGCAGGCCAGCGTTGTGGCAGGTTTTCAGAATATTGAAGCCGAGATCGAAAACGGCGTGGGCGATGTGGAGTTTGAGGATGGCGGTTTCTTCGGAGTTGATATTCGCTTCTAA